A genomic stretch from Natronomonas gomsonensis includes:
- a CDS encoding SANT/Myb-like DNA-binding domain-containing protein gives MAHKGDRWSKRETQKLKNKWPDNTAEEISNMLPGRTEEAVESKAQRLNEKGELPDKNRSTSSQTSHSTSQKQVEKGGSQIQQVSGEITDVKRDAPRSMGTSNAIGLKINGEWFYDTYSPSRFEDTGKGIAFKVGGDLFTVKGARLSGADYAVEDSGSGQGYNRLQSYGTIQKGNATEISQTKEVKIKKSQLFEDFHQAMLSRATGRSESFVLEVWDHKEAVKEKWKSSGEYYSGKGPVATLGYENLSSVSLRGRNYHLSKQDVVNDVVDATSKTEDEVSERDIQVNVEATNEGTLQDLWNARNDVLTEEELKNPHVFEKSQYEQIEVEWVDDTSAEAFLEGKFDFF, from the coding sequence ATGGCTCATAAAGGAGATCGATGGTCAAAACGCGAAACACAAAAACTCAAAAACAAATGGCCGGACAACACGGCGGAAGAAATCTCGAATATGCTTCCTGGGCGTACCGAGGAAGCAGTAGAAAGTAAGGCCCAGCGCTTGAACGAGAAAGGCGAACTACCGGACAAAAACCGCAGCACGTCCTCACAAACCAGTCACTCAACCTCGCAGAAACAGGTCGAGAAAGGAGGCTCACAGATACAACAGGTCTCAGGCGAGATTACGGACGTAAAACGTGACGCTCCAAGGTCGATGGGAACATCAAACGCGATAGGCCTGAAGATCAATGGCGAGTGGTTCTATGACACCTACAGTCCATCCAGATTTGAAGACACGGGGAAGGGAATCGCATTTAAAGTCGGCGGAGACCTGTTCACGGTCAAAGGAGCACGTCTCTCCGGAGCCGACTACGCCGTAGAAGATTCTGGCAGCGGACAGGGATACAACAGGCTACAAAGCTACGGCACGATCCAGAAAGGAAACGCGACAGAGATCTCGCAGACCAAGGAAGTCAAAATTAAGAAGAGCCAGCTATTCGAGGACTTCCATCAGGCGATGCTTTCTCGTGCTACCGGTAGAAGTGAGAGCTTCGTTCTGGAGGTCTGGGATCACAAGGAAGCAGTCAAGGAGAAATGGAAGAGTAGTGGAGAGTACTACTCTGGAAAGGGTCCTGTTGCGACCTTAGGCTACGAAAACCTGTCTTCTGTCTCGCTTAGAGGTAGGAACTACCATTTATCGAAACAAGATGTGGTCAACGATGTTGTTGATGCAACGTCAAAAACAGAAGATGAAGTTTCAGAAAGAGACATCCAAGTCAATGTTGAGGCCACAAACGAAGGCACGCTTCAGGATCTTTGGAATGCCCGGAACGACGTTCTGACTGAGGAAGAGTTGAAGAATCCTCACGTATTTGAGAAAAGTCAGTACGAGCAGATAGAGGTTGAATGGGTGGACGACACATCGGCGGAGGCCTTCCTTGAGGGAAAGTTCGACTTCTTTTGA